In Raphanus sativus cultivar WK10039 unplaced genomic scaffold, ASM80110v3 Scaffold1119, whole genome shotgun sequence, the genomic window CTTATATGGGTTTAGTTCATTCAGATCCCACtgttattgattttttcttcTGTACTCTGTGTCCTGCGGGTTACTTGTAGTTGTAGATGAGGagattttttgttattttttattctacaGGATGTTGGATCTTGGCTTGAGGAGATAAACCTTGGGAGCTACCGCCTGATTTTCAAAGAAAACGGCGTCAATGGGGAATATCTAGAAAGCATGTCTGTGTTTACAACCGAACAGATCCTTCATTTCATAAGGAGGCATCACATGAAATGGGGAGACTTCATCACTCTCTGCAAAGAACTCAGAAGGATCAAAGGTTTCTCTTAGTCTTATCCATTCCTCGGTTTTGAAGTTGCTGCAGAAAATTTGGACTAAAAAAATGTGTGTTTCTTTTAACAGTGGCTTGCTTGAAAGGCGAGCAGAGAGTTCGAAGGCCATGGTGGGCACCGTCTTGTCTCTCGGTAGTCTTTGTTAAGGCGGCTAAGCGCAACCGACAGTCTCGAGTTGTATCTCTAAAGCTTGAATCTTGACAATTACACGTTGGCTCTCTCTTTATGTACCTACTTGTCTCTCTTCTCATccctttcttttccttttttttttttgttttgggttGAGTTTGTTTGTAGAGATAAAAGCTATATGCAACTATGGAAAAAACAAACTGGAGCCAAAATGCTGTTTGGCTTGTTAAAATCTTGCAAGAAGGgaaaaattatagttttctACTTTGGTTGTATACAGAGAGCTTTGCTTTCAGATGTTTAAGCATATGGCTTGTGCGAATATTCATGCCTTATCTCTCATTCTGAGAAGAATATTCACATTCTCCATGATTCCAGTTCTGATATGCCTGATGATATTGAAGAGAAccataaaaagaaaacatgatatAACACCTCGTCTTAATCCTAAAACTAATTCGACGCAGTTACATGATGATTGGTTATAGACAACAAAACGACAAGATAGGAGGAAGAGGGACCGGTACATCACGACGATGCCCCATTTATGACTCCTGACACGGTGAGGCAGTACTTGTCCAAAGCCATATTGTTGGGCCATTTGggtttgtaaaacaaaaaaaaactccacCCCGGTTCACAATCAGACCGGGTTCGATGTCTCAGAGTCGATTGTAAATTGTAATTATCCCTAAACCGTAACTAGACCACATTCATATCAGAGAagtaggcctgggcgttcgggtacccgttggcgttcgggtcgggtttttcggattttcgggttttcgggtttacgctcctaggtcccatagtaaaatttcattagtacgggtcgggttcggataataacacttcgggttcggttaaaaattatattgcatcctaaaacccataaagtaaccatatatcttTCGGGTTAGGattatatcggttcggttcggatataaccaaagtaaaaaaaacaaaaacttaaagaaaaacataaagaaaaacaactaaattgataaaaattaatctatcatacataaaattgctaaaataacaataaaatgttaaatcaagcatgaaaacaaacattatttgtaaacaatatacattatattatagagagtatacttgttattccaatgaacaaattataaattacttatttataactaattgtgtacttaaaatatttttaatattgttaacattgttaatatttattattatatatcatattaccacaaatattaaatttaataactaaaataattatatatatttcaaaatatttatattaactattagtttcgggtttttcgggttacccgttcgggttcggttaataacacttcgggttcggatattttttataccaccctacaaAACCCGTTCGGGTTTTTTTACATTTCGGGTCGGATAACGGGTCGGgttttttggttcgggttcggttcggatttcgggttccggATTTTATGCCCGGGCCTATCGAGAAGCTTCGCCTTTTAGCTCAAAAACCCTACTAAAAACCTTCTTTGCTCCGCCAATCGTTTCTTCTTTGCTCACTGCTCTAGTGCTCTCTACCAATATCCGTCGTTTTGTAAGAGCTGCGAACTATGCTGAGGCTCTCCAAGCGTTCCGTCTCTACTCTCCTCCGCTCCGGCGACAGAAGCTTCCGCGTCGCCGCCGCCGCAGGGACTTCGATCTCCCGCTCTTCCCCATCTACCACGGTATCATCCTCAATTCCACCTTCATTTGGTTTAAAGATGGTTACTTTCTGAATCTGAATTACACTGCCAGATTACTCatagtaatttttaattttttggttccTTCTTAGGATGTGAAGAGAGGGGACACTGAATCGAGATGGTACTCGTCCTTAACCGATGGAAAGTGCAGGAAGAGTGAGTCCTTGGCTCATTTCAACATGAAAACCAATTGGTTATGGGAAACCGGTACGAATCCAGCGCTGCAGCATCAGACTCTTCCTCTcaggctcctcctcctccctccCGCTGAGAAATTCGAATATCAAGCTGAAGTACGttcctttttgtttgtttgtttgtttgtttagttGGCTTGATGTTTGTGATCAAGTCTGTGTGTTACATACTGATGTTTTGATACAAATGGCAGGTTAGTCGCCTCATGGACCTAATCGTTAACAGTCTGTACAGTAACAAGGAGGTGTTTCTTCGGGAGCTTATCAGGTATATCCTCtctcctgatttttttttttttttttttaagtgtttTAGTAATTATGTTCCTTATGTTCGTTTTTTTAACAATCTACATGTATTTGCTTTCCCAACAGCAATGCTAGTGACGCATTGGATAAACTGCGTTATTTAAGCGTTACAAACCCTGAGCTTTCAAAGGATGCTGCTGATCTTGATATTCGCATCTATGCCGACAAGGAGAATGGAGTAATAACCTCACGTAAGTCACTAactatatcttcttttttttttctaaagtataattttgtttatttatttgagTACTGAGTAGGGGATTAAGACGTTGTCTGTGTGTGCCTTTTTCCAGTGATTCAGGTATAGGTATGACACGAGAAGAATTAGTTGACTGCCTTGGTAAAATCGCGCAAAGTGGAACTGCCAAGTTCTTGAAATCTTTAAAGGTCCTACTTTGTCTTTCTGATTCTACTATTTCCCAATCTTATATGCGAATCACTTAACAACTAAGCATTTTCGTAATGATTTCAGGATAACAAGGATGCGGGTGGTGACAACAATTTAATTGGTCAATTCGGTGTGGGGTTCTATTCAGCCTTCTTGGTTGCAGATCGGGTACGCTAAGATATTGGTGTAATATGATCATTGGTATGCTcgcatcttcaccaactgactAGTGTATcatttatctatattttttgaAGGTTACTGTGTCA contains:
- the LOC130503771 gene encoding uncharacterized protein LOC130503771 isoform X2, which produces MSSRDHHHPPEPLDFFIWTVEDVGSWLEEINLGSYRLIFKENGVNGEYLESMSVFTTEQILHFIRRHHMKWGDFITLCKELRRIKVACLKGEQRVRRPWWAPSCLSVVFVKAAKRNRQSRVVSLKLES
- the LOC130503771 gene encoding uncharacterized protein LOC130503771 isoform X1, translating into MIDLYWDICAEETTTMSSRDHHHPPEPLDFFIWTVEDVGSWLEEINLGSYRLIFKENGVNGEYLESMSVFTTEQILHFIRRHHMKWGDFITLCKELRRIKVACLKGEQRVRRPWWAPSCLSVVFVKAAKRNRQSRVVSLKLES